The Lycium barbarum isolate Lr01 chromosome 4, ASM1917538v2, whole genome shotgun sequence nucleotide sequence GAAAGGCATAAAAAACTGGTGAAATATATTCAAGCAATAAATTATCCTCCGTGGGTGTCATCTGAAAAAGTAATAAGTTGTGGAAAAGGATGAATCAAGGAAAGGGAAAGATTGAATTGTAACATAGCTCTATTTGCATGTCTCAAGCATAGATGGTTTGCAACTGATTTAAGTAATCAGGGACAAAAGCAATGTCAAAGGCCTCAATAACTTTTGACTATGTTTATTCTGGTTTTAAGCTTGCGTGAACACTCAGGTATACCACAAACAGTCAAATCAAAATCCAGATATGGTTGTATATCTTCAAACATCAAGAAGCAGGCGACGTGGATCTTCTACCACATCTTTAATCCTTCTCAAAAAGTATACCGCCTCTCTTCCATCAATCAACCTATGGTCATATGTCAGCGCAATGTACATCATTGGTCTTGAGATAATGTCGCCTCCAACAACCATTGGGCGATTCACTATTGAATGCATTCCCAAGATAGCAGACTACAAAATCAAGCAACAAACATCAATGGTGAGATAGCTTTATGAGAAATTTCAAACTTTGTTGTCTCAATAAGGacaagtacaacaacaacaacaacaacccagtgaaatcctacatcgtggggtctggggaggatagaatatacgcagaccttactcctaccaaggtaggatggctgtttccgagagaccctcggctcaaatgaagcataaaaagggagtcAGATAGGGTTAAAAATAAGGACAAGTACCTGAGGAGGATTTATGATGGGGGTACTTAGAAGACTTCCATACACACCACCATTGGATATTGTGAACGATCCTCCAGCCATTTCATCAATAGAGATGGTTCCATTAGTTGCCTTCTTAGCAAGCTCGTTTATTGTCTTTTCTATCTCAGCAAAATTCATCTTGTCAGCATCACGGAGAACAGGGACAACCAGACCCTGAAttggcaaagaaaagttggaaaaCATTGGCAATAAACTTAGTGCGGGGTCTCAAAAGCAGGTAAACGGACAAGTTCGACACATCAGATTACAGGTTGTCTATAAATTGTCAATTTAATTCGAAATATTGAGTCAAAGAAAGGGTGGGCATGCCTTTGGGGTACCAACAGCTATACTGATGTCTATATAGTCCCGATATATGATGTCATCGCCATCAATAACTGCATTAACTATAGGTTGATTCTGGAGTGCACTAACTGCTGCCTGAAATTTTGCATAAGACCTTTTTCATTCGTGTttgtcaacatatatatatttaaaaaaactATTAACATTGATACTTTTCATACTTTGATAAATCCAGACATGAGTCCTAACTTCACACCATGCTTTTCAACAAATGTGTCTTTGTACTCAGATCGGAGCTTCATCAAATTTGTCCTGCAATAAGGAAGATTGAAGAAAGTGAATACAACTAATATAATGGGTGCATAGCAAACAGTTCATGGGCTAGGACCAATGGCTCCTACACCTCTAATGTATCAGAAGAACAGGAACAGTCTGCTTACAGGATATCAGCTTGAGAAAGATACTTAAGTTATAACCTCAAATGTCACTAGCCATAAAAAATCACCAAAAAGAAAGAGGTACTAAGATTTGGACTTCTAAATCACTCAAGTAAACTAGTTTTAGTCATCTAAAGGATCTGTACGTGGACCCTTCCATTTGCTTTGGCATACCATGTCGAACGGGTGTGATAGTATGGGTATTTCAAGTGGAATCTTCAAAAATACAAAGTCAGCAAAAATTAACATGCCGGTACCGGATACTTCTGCACGTATACTGAATATGTACCCTTATATGAATCCATGCGACATATATCAAGTTGTCCTTTTTCGGATATCTTTCTGATAACACTAGGGTTAAGCTAAAACATATGACAAAGAAGCTCACAAAGTTGTTCATCAAAATAACAATCCATACTTACATATCAACTTCATTGAATGTAGTCAACAATGCGAATGTGTTCTGAGAATCTTTCAAACGAGTGGCAACTCTTTTCCTGAGCCTAGTCATGGGAACCTATCATCAAGGGAGATTTAAATGTTGCTACTCGGTAATTGATACAGATGCTCAAATGAACAGTGTTGTGAGTAGTGACAATAAGCTTTCAAAAGTTTAAGAGAGTTACTCGTCTTTCCCGCTCTTTAGGGGGAAGTTGGGGTTCTGTAGCAGATCGTTTAGGAGGCGGTGAAGGTTCCTTAGGCTTCTCCTTCACAGGAGCTGTCTCAACTTTGGGTTTCATCTCTTCCTCTTTTTTCTCTTGAACGGGAGCAGCTGGCTTTGGAGCTTCTTTTTCAGATGGCTTCTCAGATGGAGCAACATGATCTACACTTTCCGCACCCTCACCGGATTTTGAAATGATAGCAACCTTGTAGCCTGGTTCCACAGTGTCTCCTTCCTTAGCTACAAACTATAAATATTCAAAAGCAGATGCAAAATCCATTGATATCAAAATAAGAAATGCATAATAAACCTGGGGAAGAAAATGAAGGGTTCCAGAGTTAAACGATATTTTACCTTTTGGATTACACCAGCTTCAGGACTGGTTACATCAATTGTTACCTGGATTACATGTAAGCCATTAACCTCCACAAAAACCcataaaagttggagaaaattggTTAAACATGTTCGAATACCTTATCTGTTTCAATCTGAGCAATTGGCTCATCAACTTCTACTCTGTCACCAGGATCTGCATAAAAAGAATGAGAGATTAAAGGAACCAAGtgttaaaggaaaaaaaaaaaatcgtcgtGGACACAATAACAAAAAACACACTCTTCAGCAATTTAGCCAGTGTGCCGTCACTTATGGATTCGCCCATATGAGGAACAACAGCATCGACCAGATCACCTTTGGAGAAATACAGATGAAAAAAGCACAAAATGTTAGTGATCATATCACATTGCAGACACAATTGAGCGCAGTAGGGTCCGGGAATTCAAGCATTTTCTGAACTACTAATAAAATTGCCAGTCATCTCACTGATAGTCATCATTCTACCCCATTTAAAGGGTTAACACATCTTATGATAATCCAATTCTGAGAAATTCACGTATATAACAATGAAAACAAAGTGATGAATAGTAACTTTGTCACTGCAATTGGGAACAATTAATTGTGCACACGTTGAATACGTGTGTCAAAAGTCTCTATAATGAACTTGCTAGACATAACACTGGTAGTTATCATTAGACTCCACTATTGCAGTACAAGTATAGCTAATTCCTCCACTTTAGATTAACGTATTTCAAGACATCCATACAGCTGAATTCATATACTACTAATGAAAATAGAAGGGTAAAGGCCCTAATGTTCATACTTAATCCCAACCAAGCCcaatagaagaagaaaaaggaataGCACTGCAAAGAAGACTAGAAATGGAAGCAAGAAGATGAATAAAAGTAAACATCCAACCACTCTACAATTTCACAACAAATGGAGTATAAATCAATTGTGAATTTCCAATGAATACCAAGTAGCTACCTCTGTATCTTTAGATAGATAAATGCAAATTAATCGTTCATTCTCAGACAAGAATTTGCATATTACCGTAATTAACATGTTAAACATTAGAGATCATAATGGAAATAACAAAAGAACCTGCAAAGTTCAATTAATATCTACATAAAATCTCCGTACTAAAACAGAAGGAAAAGTAAAAGGTATCTTCTCTAAGGATATCAACAGGTAATAATCATTTCAGGCGTCAAAAACTAGAGAAGAAATTTTAATTTACATGTTGGAAATTAGCAGATGCAGCATTATTATCAAGATTCAAGACAAGACAAGACAAGGTTAATCACTATTATAGAAGATATACCACTATTTGAACAAAAAGGCCTGCTGCAAATCTGTAGTGTTAGACTTGAGTGAAGATTACCCATAGCTCCCCTGCAGACAATGAAATACGTCATGTGCACCAACAAAAACGAGGGGAAAAGAAAAGTAGAAGCAGCAGAATGTAGCAAAATCATCAATTCTTACTCTTTACTCATAAACATccatcaaagaaagaaaaccaTCATAACAAGGTGCAGcataagaaagaaaggattaATAGGTGGCAACACCCAATGAGCACATACTTCGAGACACATTATCTCATCTTTTGTTATACAGTTGATGATGAAAATGGGATAATAATAGTTAAATATGATTTCAGTCCAgcgttttattttgtttacttTTCTTTACACTACAATTTGAGAATGACTTTAAGGGTATAAAAGCGAAATATTACTGTTACCTTTCTAAAAAAACGGTATATAAAAGTGAAATACCATTGTGGTCAGTGCTATATTATTGACACAGGTCAACTGCTGAAGTAATACATAATATATGTACAGAAACACATACAAAAAGCACATTACATTTGTTTTTTAAGATCACCTTTTCTTATTGTTTTAAGATCCACTTTTTGGTTTTTGGGTACAGAGACTTCTTTGAGCATACAAAGTTATCAGACCTACGATCATAAAACTCCCTTACTCTCAGTTTATATGACAAAGTTCCAACCATATGGATGTCCCAAAAATGCCTACACAATAAAATCATTCACACCTTTTGCAAGTGTAAGATTCACTTCTGTTAAGATCAAATCAAGATCATAATATGATCTCCTTATCAATCTGCAAGTCTTCAACAATTATAATATGTTCTTCTAACCACAATGTGAATAATAATGCAAGTGAATTTATTAGTCTATAGGCAATCAAATTATGTTTGTTTGCTGGTATTATTACCAATACTCAATAAAATTATGTTTGTTTGCTGGTATTATTACCAATACTCAATATTGGttcttcaacaaaaaaaaattccgGTTTTGGTTTAGCTTACGATGTGTTTGGAAGCCCTCGGTCATTGTATTGTATAAAACAGGAAGGAGGGAGTGTTTTACTTATATCATGTATAGAAACATGTAGATTTTTTGTCTCTTTAGGGCACATGAACATGCTATCCTTGTCATGCTGCCTCAGCTCTTAATTTCTCATTTTAGTGCAGGAAGACACATAGGCAGCTGCCAAAAACAAGGTTTCTTCTTCCAGTAACGCGTAATGACAAAAAACAATGATCAAGCTGTATAGCTAACAGCAATACTAAGATATGCAAAGATAAAAAATTGTTGGTTTCACCTCCAAACATAGAACTAAAGCAAAGCTGTCCTACGAGGAGGAAAATGGTTAGGCTAATTGGAGGAAGCATATGGTGAATCTTTTCATGCTATACAACTTTACGAAAAACAGGTCTCCTAGTAATGAACATGGTCACTAACCTTTCTGGCCACAAGTTCATTGAGCATCCTGTAACGGAAACTAGGAGTTAATAACAATAGCAACATGAGATGAATAGATTGAATTTGTGATTGAGCCATCATGATTACCAGGTAAAACAAGGTGACTGAAATGCCGAGCATGACCGCATTGTCGAGGAAGAAGTAATATCTGTTGACATGTGAAAAGTATGTTCTGCTTAAAATCTCAAATAGAACAAAATGAAAATTAATCTGCATCTTAGTAAGAAAATGAAGCATTTATATCCCGCTATAAATATAGACCTTACCTCTTCTGTTGCGGCAGAGGAAATTCTAGATGTAGACACTGCAGGTCGAACCGCATGCATAGATTTCCCTAAATactgcccaaaaaaaaaaattgccgtATAAATTTCATCAACCAATCATAAAGTACCGAACATCGTACGCAACTGAGGCCCGTTTGGCCATGgataattttcacttttttccagaaTTATATTTGggcagtcaagaaatctcatgttcagaagatgaaagtggcggaaatgagaatgctgcgatggatgtgtgagcacactaggagtgataggattaggaatgaagtcatccgagacaaggttggaatagcctcagtggaagacaagatgcgggaagcgaggctgagatggtttgggcatgtgatgcggagagatgaaaatgccccagtgcggaggtgcgagaggttggccagcgacggtttcagaagaggtagaggtaggccgaagaagtattgggggaagtgattagacaggacatggctcatttcctgcttacggaggacatgaccttagataggagggtatggaggactcatattagggtagaaggatagtaggtagtcgcgttaagagtagttatgttgttctatagtttcttgtctcttgatttctgcgagtttctgcgagtatctgttagtttataatggcttatttactttcattgttttcattttcatagttatttatagcagttaattctccttttaccatgactttcttgctttgttattccttgctttcatattgtttttgatacgcttgatcatatctaaccttttttttttttttctcgcctctcttgagccgagggtctttcggaaacagccgccctacctttcaaggtgggagttaggtctgcgtacaatctaccctccccagaccccacatagtgggattatactgggcttgttgttgttgttgttgttgttccagAATTATATTTGGGCATAGAAATTGTTAGAATTTTGCAGAATTCGACAAACTCCAAATACCTTTTTTCAGTCCAAACTACTCACAAAAATTCAACATGTTTCTAACTTGTATTCATGTCCAAACTCATCAAAAAGCAATGCCGCTATGAATGCTTGGctgccacaacagcccacactTTCCCGGTTCATAATTACTGAAAATCAGAATCAAACGAGCTTTGACCCTTGTGTTCCACAAAGAGATATTGTGTAATTTTGAGACACTTTTGATCTCATATTAG carries:
- the LOC132636335 gene encoding dihydrolipoyllysine-residue succinyltransferase component of 2-oxoglutarate dehydrogenase complex 1, mitochondrial-like isoform X2, whose product is MLGVLRRKYLGKSMHAVRPAVSTSRISSAATEEILLLPRQCGHARHFSHLVLPGCSMNLWPERGAMGNLHSSLTLQICSRPFCSNSGDLVDAVVPHMGESISDGTLAKLLKNPGDRVEVDEPIAQIETDKVTIDVTSPEAGVIQKFVAKEGDTVEPGYKVAIISKSGEGAESVDHVAPSEKPSEKEAPKPAAPVQEKKEEEMKPKVETAPVKEKPKEPSPPPKRSATEPQLPPKERERRVPMTRLRKRVATRLKDSQNTFALLTTFNEVDMTNLMKLRSEYKDTFVEKHGVKLGLMSGFIKAAVSALQNQPIVNAVIDGDDIIYRDYIDISIAVGTPKGLVVPVLRDADKMNFAEIEKTINELAKKATNGTISIDEMAGGSFTISNGGVYGSLLSTPIINPPQSAILGMHSIVNRPMVVGGDIISRPMMYIALTYDHRLIDGREAVYFLRRIKDVVEDPRRLLLDV
- the LOC132636335 gene encoding dihydrolipoyllysine-residue succinyltransferase component of 2-oxoglutarate dehydrogenase complex 1, mitochondrial-like isoform X3, translating into MLGVLRRKVVSTASSASYLGKSMHAVRPAVSTSRISSAATEEILLLPRQCGHARHFSHLVLPGCSMNLWPERGAMGNLHSSLTLQICSRPFCSNSDPGDRVEVDEPIAQIETDKVTIDVTSPEAGVIQKFVAKEGDTVEPGYKVAIISKSGEGAESVDHVAPSEKPSEKEAPKPAAPVQEKKEEEMKPKVETAPVKEKPKEPSPPPKRSATEPQLPPKERERRVPMTRLRKRVATRLKDSQNTFALLTTFNEVDMTNLMKLRSEYKDTFVEKHGVKLGLMSGFIKAAVSALQNQPIVNAVIDGDDIIYRDYIDISIAVGTPKGLVVPVLRDADKMNFAEIEKTINELAKKATNGTISIDEMAGGSFTISNGGVYGSLLSTPIINPPQSAILGMHSIVNRPMVVGGDIISRPMMYIALTYDHRLIDGREAVYFLRRIKDVVEDPRRLLLDV
- the LOC132636335 gene encoding dihydrolipoyllysine-residue succinyltransferase component of 2-oxoglutarate dehydrogenase complex 1, mitochondrial-like isoform X1 gives rise to the protein MLGVLRRKVVSTASSASYLGKSMHAVRPAVSTSRISSAATEEILLLPRQCGHARHFSHLVLPGCSMNLWPERGAMGNLHSSLTLQICSRPFCSNSGDLVDAVVPHMGESISDGTLAKLLKNPGDRVEVDEPIAQIETDKVTIDVTSPEAGVIQKFVAKEGDTVEPGYKVAIISKSGEGAESVDHVAPSEKPSEKEAPKPAAPVQEKKEEEMKPKVETAPVKEKPKEPSPPPKRSATEPQLPPKERERRVPMTRLRKRVATRLKDSQNTFALLTTFNEVDMTNLMKLRSEYKDTFVEKHGVKLGLMSGFIKAAVSALQNQPIVNAVIDGDDIIYRDYIDISIAVGTPKGLVVPVLRDADKMNFAEIEKTINELAKKATNGTISIDEMAGGSFTISNGGVYGSLLSTPIINPPQSAILGMHSIVNRPMVVGGDIISRPMMYIALTYDHRLIDGREAVYFLRRIKDVVEDPRRLLLDV